The following are from one region of the Gammaproteobacteria bacterium genome:
- a CDS encoding hypothetical protein (Evidence 5 : Unknown function), whose product MSKLSISNPLCRMNLKSRLTTLVLLFFLSSIWFLIYALSVRLERNLTQLLSGQQFSIVSFIVNGIDDNIRQRLLMITGNAENITPELLADPDKARY is encoded by the coding sequence ATGTCAAAGCTATCTATATCTAATCCTTTGTGTAGGATGAATCTCAAATCCAGGTTGACCACCCTGGTCTTACTGTTTTTCCTGAGCAGTATTTGGTTCTTGATTTATGCCCTATCGGTACGCCTAGAACGTAATCTCACCCAATTGCTTTCTGGGCAACAGTTCTCGATTGTGTCCTTTATTGTCAACGGTATTGATGACAACATCCGCCAGCGTCTCCTCATGATCACTGGCAATGCGGAGAATATCACGCCAGAACTCTTGGCCGATCCCGACAAGGCTAGATATTAG
- a CDS encoding two-component system, chemotaxis family, response regulator WspR, whose protein sequence is MVVKEKPLILIVDDTPINVQVLAEAFRADYRVRAATSGQAALDSIAKHGIPDLILLDIMMPGVDGYEVCRRLKNDSATQNVPIIFVTAKADAIDEEYGLRLGAMDYITKPFHLPIVTVRVQNQINLKLKNDLLESLALIDGLTNLPNRRRFDEALDLEWKRAYRNFLPLTLVMTDIDFFKDYNDHQGHRTGDTCLKKVAGALAEAFQRPPDFVARYGGEEFIALLPETTAAGVRIIVERFRAGVESLRIPHPASKVSHWVTISVGFASVIPNAKGTSADLLERADQMLYRAKTEGRNRICGDDG, encoded by the coding sequence ATGGTTGTAAAAGAAAAACCTTTGATTCTGATTGTCGACGATACGCCCATTAATGTCCAAGTATTGGCCGAGGCATTTCGGGCAGATTACCGCGTTCGTGCGGCTACCAGTGGTCAGGCTGCCTTGGATAGTATTGCAAAACACGGTATTCCCGATCTGATCTTGCTTGACATCATGATGCCCGGAGTGGATGGTTACGAGGTCTGCCGCCGCCTCAAAAATGATTCGGCAACCCAAAATGTTCCCATCATTTTCGTCACGGCCAAGGCTGACGCAATCGATGAGGAATATGGGTTACGACTGGGGGCGATGGACTACATTACCAAACCTTTTCATCTGCCCATTGTGACTGTGCGGGTGCAAAACCAGATTAACCTTAAACTAAAAAACGACTTGCTCGAATCTCTAGCGCTGATCGATGGCTTGACTAATCTTCCTAACCGGCGCCGTTTCGATGAGGCGTTGGATCTTGAATGGAAGCGTGCATACCGAAACTTCCTGCCGCTGACATTAGTCATGACGGATATTGATTTCTTTAAGGACTACAACGATCATCAAGGTCATCGTACGGGGGATACCTGCCTGAAAAAAGTTGCGGGGGCACTGGCGGAGGCCTTTCAGCGCCCTCCCGATTTTGTGGCCCGCTATGGTGGCGAGGAATTTATCGCCCTACTACCTGAAACTACCGCCGCAGGTGTCCGAATAATTGTTGAACGGTTTCGTGCTGGTGTGGAATCTCTACGAATCCCCCACCCTGCTTCCAAGGTCTCGCACTGGGTCACAATTAGCGTTGGTTTCGCCAGCGTTATACCCAACGCTAAGGGAACATCTGCCGACTTGCTGGAACGGGCCGATCAAATGCTCTACCGCGCTAAGACAGAAGGGCGAAATCGAATTTGTGGTGATGATGGTTAA